A genome region from Labilibaculum antarcticum includes the following:
- the porG gene encoding type IX secretion system protein PorG gives MYKLILGILFFAIGNSAFSQTKAELGFFGGVSYYLGDINPQKQFYSNSVALGGIYRYNFNSRYALRASMLFSGLEGEDKDFNNSYQKARGASFKTDLVDLSLQVEFNFQSFWSPKKAKSKNLVPYITGGIGYIAPSSTSSSFTIPMGVGVKTNLTGRWTAALEWSFRKTFTDDLDHLDDPNNLNTSTLMHNNDWASFFGVMISYKLFPDNAECHSYDRFVK, from the coding sequence ATGTATAAACTGATATTAGGAATACTGTTTTTTGCGATTGGAAATTCAGCCTTTTCGCAGACCAAAGCAGAGTTAGGCTTCTTTGGTGGAGTCTCCTATTATTTGGGGGATATTAATCCACAAAAGCAGTTTTATTCAAATTCGGTTGCGTTGGGAGGAATTTACCGGTATAATTTCAATTCACGGTATGCCTTACGGGCTAGCATGTTGTTTTCAGGTTTGGAAGGAGAGGATAAGGATTTTAATAATTCCTATCAAAAAGCAAGAGGCGCATCATTCAAAACAGATTTAGTTGATCTATCCTTGCAGGTAGAATTTAATTTCCAATCTTTTTGGTCACCTAAAAAAGCGAAGAGTAAAAATCTTGTTCCTTATATCACAGGAGGAATTGGATATATTGCTCCAAGTAGTACAAGTTCTTCATTCACTATTCCGATGGGGGTTGGTGTAAAAACAAACTTAACAGGCAGGTGGACTGCTGCTTTGGAATGGAGTTTTAGAAAAACGTTTACCGATGATCTGGATCATCTCGATGACCCAAATAATCTTAATACGAGTACATTAATGCACAATAACGATTGGGCCTCATTTTTTGGAGTAATGATAAGTTATAAGTTATTTCCTGATAATGCAGAATGTCATTCATACGATCGATTTGTAAAATAA
- the udk gene encoding uridine kinase has translation MLIIGIAGGTGSGKTTVVRKIIERLNQGEVAVLPQDSYYRDNVELTLEERQEINFDHPRSIEFELLIEHVKSLKQGEAINQPIYSYITCLRSDETIKVEPKGVVIVEGLLILTDPVLRDLMDLKVFVDCDADDRLNRVIKRDIIERGRSVERVLDRYEKTVKPMHLQFIEPSKRYADIIVPQGGDNIVAIDILTHFIQKNLIIS, from the coding sequence ATGTTGATTATTGGAATTGCTGGCGGAACAGGCTCCGGCAAAACTACAGTGGTTAGGAAAATCATTGAAAGATTGAATCAAGGGGAGGTTGCCGTTTTACCACAAGATTCTTATTACAGAGATAATGTCGAGCTCACATTAGAAGAACGTCAGGAAATAAATTTTGATCATCCAAGATCAATAGAATTTGAATTGTTAATTGAACATGTAAAGAGCTTAAAGCAAGGCGAGGCAATAAATCAACCCATCTATTCCTATATTACCTGTCTGCGTTCCGACGAAACGATTAAAGTTGAACCTAAGGGGGTCGTTATTGTGGAAGGACTTTTAATCCTTACAGATCCGGTTCTTAGGGACTTAATGGATTTAAAAGTATTTGTTGATTGCGATGCAGATGATCGATTAAATCGTGTAATTAAAAGAGATATTATAGAGCGGGGCAGGTCGGTTGAAAGGGTATTGGATCGTTACGAAAAAACAGTAAAACCAATGCATCTTCAGTTTATTGAACCAAGCAAGCGTTATGCAGATATTATTGTACCTCAGGGTGGTGATAATATTGTAGCCATAGATATTTTGACTCATTTTATTCAGAAAAACCTGATAATTAGTTAG
- the bamA gene encoding outer membrane protein assembly factor BamA — protein sequence MIKPLIFFLTLFLSFSALAQETDTIYNPKVYYSAPKSYELGGVTITGVKHLENNVLVQISGLRVGSTIEVPGEKVTQAIDKLYKQGLFSDIQISATKVMDKKIYLNIQLQERPRLSLVNYNGTSKSETTKLKERLKLMKGTQVTDYLITNATTIVESYFKEKGFYNTTVSIIQRDDISEENSVILDVNIDRNNKIKIKHILIEGNTAFSDKKVKKAIKDSKEKTLMNFLKSSKYIEEKWNDDKLALIEKYNEKGYRDAVIVSDSVEPVSADRVNIHVKLKEGKQYFFNNIDWIGNTVYPGAWLQRVLQIKKGDVYNQTLLDERLTSDDDAVSNQYLDKGYLFFNVNPVETVIGMDSINLEMRIVEGKQATIDRVNIIGNTKTHEHVARRELYTYPGSLFSKSDIIRSVRELAQLGHFDPEAISPDVKPHPESGTVDINYSLEEKANDQIELSGGWGAGMIIGTVGLKFSNFSIRNMFNKEAWSPLPTGDGQTLSIRAQTNGSYYNSYSMSFTEPWLGGKKPTSLSTSIYYSQQTGYSRSYSNSYSNYGGSGSNSDQSQKVFGASVGLARRLKWPDNYFSLYNEVSYQNYKLKDWQYYLISDGTSNNFSFTTTLSRSSIDNPLYTRRGSSFSLSVKITPPFSIFDNIDYGSDNVSDQERYKWIEYHKWVFKGKMYSSLLNSTDKLVLYTGTEFGYLGFYNENKRSPFEGFEVGGDGMSGYSMYGSDNIGLRGYENGSLTPVDENGRRLGGNIYSKFTAEVRYPLSLSQSATIYALAFAEAGNAWYDFEDFQPFNLKRSAGVGLRIFLPMFGLLGIDYGYGFDEANQAGQNGGQFHFVIGQQF from the coding sequence ATGATTAAACCATTAATTTTCTTTTTAACTCTTTTCTTAAGTTTTAGTGCATTAGCACAAGAAACTGATACTATTTACAATCCAAAGGTTTACTATTCCGCTCCAAAGTCCTACGAGTTAGGTGGGGTTACCATTACAGGAGTAAAACATTTGGAAAATAATGTTCTGGTGCAGATTTCTGGTCTCCGCGTAGGTTCTACGATTGAAGTCCCTGGTGAAAAGGTTACTCAGGCAATCGACAAATTGTACAAACAAGGTCTCTTTTCGGATATTCAAATATCAGCCACTAAGGTGATGGATAAAAAGATTTATCTGAATATTCAACTTCAGGAGCGCCCTCGATTGTCTCTTGTAAATTACAATGGAACATCAAAGAGTGAAACTACGAAGCTAAAAGAACGGCTGAAGCTTATGAAAGGTACTCAGGTTACTGATTATCTAATCACAAACGCGACAACCATTGTTGAATCATATTTTAAGGAGAAAGGTTTTTACAATACGACTGTATCTATTATTCAAAGGGACGATATTTCTGAAGAAAATAGCGTGATTCTTGATGTAAATATTGATAGAAATAATAAAATCAAGATTAAGCATATACTTATTGAGGGAAACACGGCTTTTTCAGATAAAAAGGTGAAAAAGGCGATTAAGGATTCAAAAGAGAAAACGTTAATGAATTTCTTGAAATCTTCGAAATATATTGAAGAGAAATGGAATGATGATAAATTAGCTTTGATCGAGAAATACAATGAAAAAGGTTATCGCGATGCGGTTATTGTATCTGATAGTGTTGAGCCCGTTTCAGCAGATAGAGTAAATATTCACGTGAAGTTGAAGGAAGGGAAACAGTATTTTTTCAATAATATCGATTGGATTGGGAATACGGTCTATCCAGGTGCTTGGTTGCAACGGGTTTTGCAAATTAAAAAAGGGGATGTCTACAATCAAACCTTGCTTGACGAAAGATTAACCAGCGACGATGATGCCGTTAGTAACCAATATCTTGATAAAGGGTATTTATTCTTTAATGTTAACCCGGTAGAGACGGTGATTGGTATGGATTCGATTAATTTGGAAATGAGAATCGTTGAAGGTAAACAAGCAACAATAGATAGAGTAAATATTATAGGAAATACTAAGACTCATGAACATGTTGCTCGTCGAGAGCTATATACATACCCAGGGTCATTATTTAGTAAATCTGATATTATTCGAAGTGTTCGAGAACTTGCTCAGTTAGGTCATTTTGATCCAGAGGCTATTAGTCCTGATGTTAAGCCTCACCCTGAAAGTGGGACAGTAGATATTAATTATAGTTTAGAAGAAAAAGCCAATGATCAAATTGAGCTTTCTGGAGGATGGGGTGCAGGTATGATTATCGGTACTGTTGGTTTGAAATTCTCTAATTTCTCAATTAGGAATATGTTTAATAAAGAAGCTTGGAGTCCGCTTCCAACCGGAGATGGTCAAACCTTGAGTATTCGAGCTCAAACCAATGGTTCGTACTATAATTCTTACAGCATGTCATTCACTGAACCATGGCTGGGAGGTAAAAAACCAACATCCTTAAGTACATCAATTTATTATTCGCAGCAAACAGGTTATAGCCGCTCTTATAGTAATAGCTATAGCAATTATGGTGGAAGTGGGAGCAATTCAGATCAAAGTCAGAAAGTATTTGGAGCAAGTGTTGGTTTGGCTCGTCGTTTAAAGTGGCCTGATAATTACTTCTCTTTGTATAACGAGGTTAGTTATCAAAACTATAAATTGAAAGATTGGCAGTATTATTTAATTTCTGATGGAACATCTAACAACTTTAGTTTTACAACTACATTATCAAGAAGTTCTATAGATAATCCATTATATACCAGAAGAGGATCGTCATTTTCTCTAAGTGTTAAGATTACGCCTCCTTTCTCAATTTTTGATAATATTGATTACGGAAGTGATAATGTTAGTGATCAGGAAAGATATAAATGGATTGAATATCACAAATGGGTATTTAAGGGGAAGATGTACTCTTCGTTGTTGAATAGTACCGATAAGTTGGTTTTGTATACTGGAACTGAGTTTGGATATTTAGGCTTTTATAATGAAAATAAAAGATCACCTTTCGAAGGATTTGAAGTTGGTGGTGACGGTATGTCTGGATACAGCATGTATGGAAGTGATAATATTGGTTTAAGAGGATACGAAAATGGTTCTTTAACACCAGTAGATGAAAATGGCAGACGTTTGGGTGGAAATATTTATTCAAAATTTACAGCAGAGGTTCGTTACCCGTTATCACTAAGTCAATCGGCTACAATTTATGCTCTTGCATTTGCTGAAGCTGGTAACGCTTGGTATGATTTTGAAGATTTTCAACCATTCAATTTAAAGCGTTCTGCGGGTGTAGGACTTAGAATTTTCCTACCTATGTTTGGATTGCTTGGAATTGATTATGGATATGGCTTTGATGAAGCTAATCAGGCTGGGCAAAATGGGGGACAGTTCCATTTTGTAATTGGACAACAATTTTAA
- the yihA gene encoding ribosome biogenesis GTP-binding protein YihA/YsxC has protein sequence MNITSAKFVMSNSDIKKCPIDNKAEYAFIGRSNVGKSSLINMLTNHKGLAKISTKPGKTQLVNHFLINDQWYLVDLPGYGFAKVAKNTKQRFSKLIFSFIESRPNLINLFVLVDCRHEPQTKDVDFMEWLGVNGIPFSIIFTKADKLSKQKLSENVKAYEKELLNSWEEMPPFFISSASSGLGKEEILNSIDETNKTVLLQKRK, from the coding sequence ATGAATATTACTAGTGCAAAATTTGTGATGTCCAACTCGGATATAAAAAAATGTCCTATCGACAATAAGGCAGAATATGCTTTTATTGGACGTTCGAATGTGGGAAAATCATCACTTATAAATATGCTGACCAATCATAAAGGTTTGGCGAAAATTTCTACCAAGCCTGGTAAGACTCAATTGGTTAATCATTTCTTAATTAATGATCAATGGTATTTGGTGGATTTGCCTGGTTATGGTTTTGCTAAGGTTGCAAAGAATACCAAACAGCGGTTTTCAAAATTAATTTTCAGTTTTATCGAAAGCCGTCCCAATCTCATCAATTTATTTGTACTCGTCGATTGTAGGCACGAACCACAAACTAAGGATGTTGATTTTATGGAATGGTTAGGTGTTAACGGAATCCCTTTCTCTATCATTTTCACGAAGGCAGATAAGCTTAGCAAGCAAAAATTATCTGAAAACGTTAAAGCCTACGAAAAGGAATTGTTGAATTCGTGGGAAGAAATGCCTCCTTTTTTTATTAGCTCGGCATCGAGTGGTCTGGGGAAAGAAGAAATATTAAATTCTATTGATGAAACCAACAAAACGGTTTTACTTCAAAAAAGAAAATAG
- a CDS encoding isoprenyl transferase, whose product MSIKNKIIKEKLPTHLAIIMDGNGRWAKMRGEHRIVGHQHGVEAVRQTVEAAGELGISYLTLYAFSTENWNRPKDEVLGLMSLLVEAIESETPTLMKNNVRLQAIGDLDSLPLEVREKLEGTISTTSNNSGLTLVLALSYSSRWEIVTAVKNIASQVQNGDISLDEIDSDLFSSQLTTKGIPDPELLIRTSGENRISNFLLWQIAYSELYFTELFWPDFNKEELYKALLDYQNRERRFGKISEQINDK is encoded by the coding sequence ATGTCAATTAAAAATAAAATAATAAAAGAAAAGCTACCTACTCATCTTGCCATAATAATGGACGGGAATGGGCGTTGGGCAAAAATGCGGGGAGAACATCGCATTGTTGGTCATCAGCACGGAGTGGAGGCAGTCAGACAAACTGTTGAAGCTGCAGGAGAGCTTGGAATTTCTTATTTAACCCTTTATGCTTTTTCCACAGAAAACTGGAATAGACCTAAAGATGAGGTTCTCGGACTGATGTCTTTATTGGTTGAAGCGATAGAAAGTGAAACTCCTACTTTGATGAAGAACAATGTTCGCCTACAAGCAATAGGCGATCTGGATAGTTTACCATTAGAAGTAAGAGAGAAATTAGAAGGTACAATTTCTACAACATCTAATAATTCGGGCTTGACTTTGGTTTTGGCACTAAGCTATAGTTCCAGGTGGGAAATTGTAACTGCAGTTAAAAATATTGCAAGTCAGGTTCAAAACGGAGATATTTCTCTTGACGAAATTGATTCAGACTTGTTCTCTAGTCAGCTTACCACAAAAGGAATTCCCGATCCGGAACTTTTGATTAGGACGAGTGGAGAAAACAGAATTAGCAATTTTCTTTTATGGCAAATAGCGTACTCTGAGTTGTATTTTACTGAATTGTTCTGGCCTGATTTTAATAAAGAGGAGCTTTATAAGGCACTTCTTGATTATCAGAACCGAGAACGTCGATTTGGTAAGATAAGTGAACAAATAAACGATAAATAA
- a CDS encoding type I phosphomannose isomerase catalytic subunit, which translates to MSLYPLKFTPILKDKIWGGSKLKTVLNKDFSPLPNAGESWEISGVEGDISVVSNGFLAGNDLEELIEIYMGDLVGDKVYENFGIEFPLLIKFIDANDVLSIQVHPDDELSKERHNAYGKTEMWYVIEADKGSELIVGFNQDISKEEYLAKLEEGKLEDILNNAPVKEGSCFFIPAGRVHAIGKGILLAEIQQTSDVTYRMYDFNRTDDAGNPRELHTELAVDAIDYSYEKKYETTYETEINKASELVRCPYFTTNILEFDQPVEKDYLELDSFVIYMCLEGDLEITYGEDSLSVAKGESVLIPAIINNLTLTPKSKTKILEIYIK; encoded by the coding sequence ATGAGTTTGTATCCATTAAAATTTACGCCCATCCTTAAAGATAAAATTTGGGGTGGAAGCAAATTAAAAACAGTATTGAATAAAGATTTTTCGCCGCTGCCTAATGCCGGTGAGAGTTGGGAGATTTCAGGTGTAGAGGGAGATATTTCAGTTGTTAGTAATGGCTTTTTAGCAGGAAATGATCTGGAAGAACTCATTGAAATTTACATGGGCGACCTTGTTGGAGATAAGGTTTATGAAAATTTCGGGATTGAATTTCCATTGTTGATCAAATTTATTGATGCCAATGATGTACTCTCCATTCAGGTGCATCCTGATGATGAACTTTCGAAAGAAAGGCACAATGCTTATGGCAAAACCGAAATGTGGTATGTTATTGAAGCCGACAAAGGATCTGAATTGATTGTTGGTTTTAATCAGGACATCAGCAAAGAAGAATATTTAGCGAAGTTGGAAGAGGGCAAGTTGGAAGATATTTTAAACAATGCACCTGTAAAAGAAGGAAGTTGTTTCTTTATTCCTGCTGGCCGTGTTCATGCAATTGGAAAAGGAATTCTTTTGGCGGAAATTCAACAAACATCAGATGTTACTTATCGGATGTACGATTTCAACAGAACTGATGATGCCGGTAACCCTAGAGAACTGCATACCGAACTTGCTGTTGATGCAATTGACTACAGTTACGAGAAAAAATATGAAACTACTTACGAGACCGAAATAAATAAAGCTTCGGAATTGGTTCGTTGTCCGTATTTCACCACCAATATTCTCGAATTTGATCAACCAGTAGAAAAAGATTATTTGGAATTAGATTCTTTTGTAATCTATATGTGTTTAGAAGGTGATTTGGAAATAACCTATGGAGAAGATTCATTAAGTGTTGCAAAGGGAGAAAGTGTTTTGATTCCTGCAATTATTAACAATTTGACTCTTACTCCGAAATCAAAAACAAAAATTCTTGAAATCTATATAAAATAG
- a CDS encoding alpha/beta fold hydrolase: protein MKLNYKKLGEGHPLLILHGLYGASDNWLSIAKELSENFEVYIIDQRNHGDSPHADSHTYQDLKEDLLEFMDDHKIEKAILLGHSMGGKTVMFFAADYPERVSSLLVVDIAPKNYSKISDYTPQTIDHSGIVKAMLNLDLSVFKNRTEIDKKLSDSITSKRVRQFLLKNLKRDENKQFIWKLNIKTIHDYLPEIMDGIDGDRFAEGKGITAFPVLFIRGEKSNYISDNDHNLIRTIFPKAEITTIPNAGHWVHAEQPSLLIKTVEYFVLD, encoded by the coding sequence ATGAAACTCAATTACAAAAAACTTGGTGAAGGTCATCCATTACTAATTCTTCATGGCCTTTATGGTGCGTCGGACAATTGGCTAAGCATTGCCAAAGAGCTTTCAGAGAACTTCGAAGTTTATATTATCGATCAAAGAAACCACGGAGACTCTCCTCATGCCGATTCACATACCTATCAGGATTTAAAAGAAGATCTACTGGAATTTATGGACGATCACAAAATTGAAAAAGCAATTCTGCTTGGGCACTCGATGGGAGGAAAAACGGTGATGTTTTTTGCTGCTGATTATCCGGAAAGAGTCAGCAGTTTACTTGTTGTTGATATTGCTCCTAAAAACTACAGCAAAATTTCTGATTACACCCCACAAACAATCGATCATTCTGGCATAGTGAAAGCCATGCTTAATTTGGATTTATCGGTTTTCAAAAACAGAACTGAGATTGATAAAAAATTATCAGATAGTATAACCAGTAAACGGGTTCGTCAATTTCTTCTTAAAAACTTAAAAAGAGACGAGAACAAACAATTTATCTGGAAACTAAATATTAAAACTATTCACGATTACTTGCCCGAAATAATGGACGGTATTGATGGTGATCGTTTTGCTGAGGGAAAAGGAATTACAGCATTTCCGGTTCTGTTTATTCGCGGCGAAAAATCGAATTACATTTCCGATAACGACCACAATTTAATACGAACCATATTCCCTAAGGCGGAAATCACGACTATTCCTAATGCCGGACACTGGGTGCACGCAGAACAACCAAGCCTTTTGATAAAAACAGTAGAGTATTTCGTTTTGGATTAA
- a CDS encoding Dabb family protein, translating into MIKHIAMFKFKAFDSAEEKEKYHNRLQNAFDGLEEKIPEIKFLQIGFDQLHSDASFDFIVNVDIENMDALPLYANHPEHLKAVSIVKEMVAERKVIDYEF; encoded by the coding sequence ATGATCAAGCACATTGCAATGTTTAAGTTTAAAGCTTTCGATTCGGCTGAAGAAAAAGAAAAATATCACAATAGATTACAAAATGCCTTTGATGGACTGGAAGAAAAAATTCCTGAAATCAAATTTTTACAAATTGGTTTTGACCAACTGCATTCCGATGCTTCATTTGATTTTATTGTGAATGTTGACATCGAAAACATGGACGCTTTGCCGTTATACGCGAACCATCCTGAGCATTTAAAAGCAGTCTCTATTGTAAAAGAAATGGTAGCAGAACGTAAAGTAATCGACTACGAATTTTAA
- a CDS encoding pyridoxine 5'-phosphate synthase, which produces MTRLSVNINKIATLRNARGENTPNVCKVALDCERFGAEGITVHPRPDERHIRYQDVRDLESLVTTEFNIEGYPTRDFIDLVLKAKPAQVTLVPDPPEALTSNAGWDTVKNRDVLIEIIKEFKAAGIRTSIFVDTNLANVEGAVATGTDRIELYTEPYATDFPKNKEEAIRPFVIAAKKAHELGLEINAGHDLSLENLKYFNDNIPNLTEVSIGHALISDALYYGLENTIQMYLRCLK; this is translated from the coding sequence ATGACCAGACTTAGTGTAAATATAAACAAAATTGCAACATTAAGAAATGCCCGTGGAGAGAATACTCCTAATGTTTGCAAGGTTGCTTTAGATTGTGAAAGATTTGGAGCGGAAGGCATTACCGTACACCCTCGTCCTGATGAAAGACACATTCGTTATCAGGATGTTCGGGATTTAGAATCTTTAGTTACGACCGAATTTAATATTGAAGGATATCCAACCAGAGATTTCATCGATTTGGTACTAAAAGCAAAGCCGGCACAGGTGACTCTTGTTCCAGATCCGCCAGAGGCTTTAACCTCTAACGCAGGATGGGATACGGTTAAAAACCGCGATGTTTTGATCGAAATAATCAAGGAATTTAAAGCTGCCGGAATCAGAACCTCTATTTTTGTTGACACAAACCTGGCTAATGTTGAAGGTGCTGTTGCAACAGGAACAGATCGCATTGAATTATATACTGAGCCTTACGCTACTGATTTTCCAAAGAATAAAGAAGAAGCAATTCGCCCTTTTGTAATAGCAGCAAAAAAGGCTCACGAATTAGGTCTGGAAATTAATGCCGGACATGATCTAAGCTTGGAAAATCTTAAATATTTTAACGATAACATTCCGAATTTAACCGAAGTATCAATCGGTCATGCTCTTATTTCTGATGCATTGTACTATGGTTTGGAAAACACCATTCAGATGTATTTAAGATGTTTGAAATAA
- a CDS encoding NAD kinase, translating into MKIALFGRSFNESFTESFVLMFEVFTKHNIEVVIYEPFYDFLIREINFKPPVNGCFHNHEDLNKEVDFFFSVGGDGTFLDAVTFVRDSGIPLVGINSGRLGFMADIAQEEIPQALADILAGEYSFEERSLLQLETSRNGLFEEFNYALNEFTVHKTDSASMITIHTYLNNEYLNSYWADGLIIATPTGSTAYSLSVGGPILIPNTQNFVISPISPHNLTVRPIVVPNHHEITLRVEGRSDSYLASLDSRSTTFESSIELKIKRADFQIKVLKLKTHNFYGTLRNKLMWGVDKRN; encoded by the coding sequence ATGAAAATTGCACTTTTTGGTAGATCATTTAATGAAAGTTTTACAGAGAGCTTTGTTTTAATGTTTGAGGTTTTTACCAAGCACAATATTGAGGTGGTAATTTACGAGCCTTTTTATGATTTTCTGATTAGGGAAATTAATTTTAAACCACCAGTTAATGGTTGTTTCCATAATCATGAAGATTTAAATAAAGAGGTGGATTTTTTCTTCTCTGTAGGTGGGGATGGGACCTTCTTGGATGCCGTAACCTTCGTTCGTGATTCGGGAATTCCTTTGGTTGGCATTAATAGTGGGCGTTTAGGTTTTATGGCTGATATCGCTCAGGAGGAAATACCTCAAGCTTTGGCCGATATTCTGGCAGGAGAATATAGTTTTGAGGAACGAAGCCTGCTGCAATTAGAAACATCTCGAAATGGCTTGTTTGAAGAATTTAATTATGCTTTAAACGAATTTACGGTTCATAAAACCGATTCGGCATCCATGATTACCATTCATACTTATTTAAACAATGAATATTTGAATTCATATTGGGCCGATGGTTTAATTATAGCCACACCAACCGGTTCCACTGCATATTCATTAAGTGTTGGGGGACCAATTTTAATTCCTAACACTCAAAATTTTGTTATATCACCAATCTCTCCTCACAACCTTACCGTTCGACCAATTGTTGTGCCAAATCATCATGAAATAACTCTTCGGGTAGAAGGGAGAAGTGATAGCTATTTGGCTTCTCTTGATTCTCGATCAACAACCTTTGAATCATCCATTGAGCTTAAAATTAAGCGGGCAGATTTCCAGATTAAGGTCTTGAAATTAAAAACTCATAATTTTTACGGAACCTTGAGAAACAAGCTGATGTGGGGCGTTGATAAACGTAATTAA
- a CDS encoding 3'-5' exonuclease, translating into MLNQIKVENLLFVDIETVSGNATFEEMSPKLQELWEKKSNYFRKEEESPSEVYGRAGIYAEFGKIVCISTGLVTKKNGVKKFVAKSYYGDDEKQLLEEFALMLNRFCSKPNRNLCAHNGKEFDFPYIARRMLINGVVLPPVLDIAGKKPWEVQFIDTMELWKFGDYKHYTSLALLCEIFGIPTPKDDIDGSMVGKVYWQDNDLERIAIYCEKDILATAQVFLRYQGEELIPEANFERVLL; encoded by the coding sequence ATGTTGAATCAAATTAAAGTCGAAAATTTACTTTTTGTAGATATTGAGACTGTATCCGGGAATGCTACTTTCGAGGAGATGTCACCCAAATTACAGGAGCTGTGGGAGAAAAAATCTAATTATTTTCGAAAGGAAGAGGAATCACCATCCGAAGTGTATGGAAGAGCTGGTATTTATGCCGAGTTTGGTAAAATCGTGTGCATTTCAACGGGCTTGGTCACAAAAAAGAATGGAGTTAAAAAATTTGTTGCGAAATCGTACTATGGCGATGATGAAAAACAATTGCTAGAGGAATTTGCTTTGATGCTGAATCGTTTTTGCAGCAAGCCAAACCGTAATTTGTGCGCACACAACGGAAAAGAATTTGACTTCCCATATATCGCCCGAAGAATGCTGATAAACGGAGTTGTGTTGCCTCCTGTTTTAGATATTGCAGGTAAAAAACCTTGGGAAGTACAGTTTATCGATACCATGGAGCTATGGAAATTCGGCGATTACAAGCACTATACTTCTTTGGCCCTGCTTTGTGAGATTTTTGGAATCCCTACACCCAAAGATGATATTGACGGATCGATGGTTGGCAAAGTGTATTGGCAGGATAATGATTTGGAACGAATTGCCATATATTGCGAGAAAGATATCCTGGCCACAGCGCAAGTGTTTTTGCGTTACCAAGGTGAGGAATTAATTCCTGAAGCTAATTTTGAGCGTGTATTGTTATAA
- a CDS encoding CBS domain-containing protein: protein MIAKDLISDVVPVLRETDTGIQALNWMEIFRVSHLPIVKGDEFLGLISDNDIYDLNKAEEPIGDQKLSLFSPYVNENYHIYDVIEIISRLKLTVIPVLADEKTYVGLITLNDLMQYIEKIFSVREPGGVIVLELNSVDYSLSEISRIVESNDGKILSLYVRSSADSRKIELTIKINRTNITSIIQTFLRYDYTIKTTYVREDDMKDFMEDRYNSFMRFLNI from the coding sequence ATGATAGCAAAAGATTTAATTTCTGATGTTGTTCCAGTATTAAGGGAAACCGATACAGGAATTCAAGCTCTTAATTGGATGGAAATTTTTAGGGTTTCTCATTTGCCAATTGTGAAGGGGGATGAATTTCTTGGGCTAATTTCAGACAATGATATTTACGATTTAAATAAGGCAGAAGAGCCTATTGGGGACCAAAAATTGTCCTTGTTTAGTCCGTACGTAAACGAAAACTATCACATTTATGATGTAATAGAGATAATTTCGAGGTTAAAGTTGACTGTTATTCCTGTTTTGGCGGATGAAAAAACATATGTTGGTCTTATTACTTTAAATGATTTGATGCAATACATTGAAAAAATATTTTCGGTTCGCGAACCTGGTGGAGTTATTGTCTTAGAACTTAATTCAGTTGATTATTCTTTAAGCGAAATATCAAGAATTGTGGAGAGTAACGATGGGAAAATACTCAGTTTGTACGTGAGATCATCTGCGGATTCAAGAAAAATTGAATTGACAATTAAAATAAATAGAACCAATATCACGTCCATTATACAAACTTTTTTACGTTACGATTATACCATAAAAACCACCTATGTACGTGAAGATGATATGAAGGATTTTATGGAGGATCGTTACAATTCGTTCATGAGGTTTTTGAATATTTAA